The Haematobia irritans isolate KBUSLIRL chromosome 1, ASM5000362v1, whole genome shotgun sequence DNA segment AGTGAGAAAACGCATAAAAGTGCAACATTTCCCGAGAATATCCTGGCATAAAAAAGCAAAGGATTAGaagttctataataaaattgtattaagtGCTAATATCGAATATGACCAGTGAACATGCTATATCCTTTGAAGATTTGGAAAAggtataagaatttaaaaacaaaaatgtgttgtAACAACTTAAaatcctaaatttgaaataaattataaaaccttttttttaaacaaaaatagcGACGCCAAAAGGTTGCCGCTTCGCGTAAACCATCTATGCAACAACCACCACCTGGCACGGAATCTATGGCAATGCATGTTATTCATGAGATTTTCAATCCTAGTTTGAAAGTTCCTGTCAGCAAAGGTCCTTTTCGTGCACCAAAAATTATTGATCCAGAAAACTTCAATGTTGAACGTGATGTGGATATAAAAAAGTTGGCTGAATTAAAGGAAGTAAATGGGTCGATGTTACGACACATTGGGCAGAGAATTCACAAATAACTTCCTTTTTCaggtatttttattatttgatacCGATTGTGATGGTTTAATATCAAAGAGTGATTTGAGATTTACATTTGCTGCTCTGGGCTGTGAAGCCACTGATGAACAGTTGGATGAAATGCTAAAAGAGGTAGGCTAAAATGGATTTTCACGTTCCACAACTTCATCGAATATAATGTGGTGATACACTGAGCAATTACCTCATATATAGAGACCTCAggtttgctatcatttctaaacggcTCATTTTATTGTATACAAGCGTACAAAATCATATTGATCTATTTGTGATGGAATCACGGTTGTCAAAGTTGGTAGAGTTCTAgcgaaaatggtagattttctattatttggtagataggtagaattcttgatgttttggtagattttgcaaactattcctaaaattaaaatttagtcaaatttttctataaaaaaaaattttttgacaaaatgttctatagaaaaaaaatctcaaaaattgtatataaataaaattttgacaaaatcttcttttgaaataaaattttgacaaaattttatatagaaataaaataacaaaattttctaaagaaataaaattttggcaagattttctaaagaactaaaatcttaacaaaattctctaaaaagataaaattacaaacaaaattctctaaagaaataaaattttgacaaaattttgcatagaaatacaattttaacaaaaatttctaaagaaataaaattttgacaaaattttctaaagaactaaagttttgataaaattttctaaagaaataaaattttcacaacattttctaaagaaatacagttttgacaaaattttctaaaaagataaaattacaaacaaaattctctaacgaaataaaattttgacaaaattttgtatagaaataaaattttgacaaaattttctaaacaaataaaattttaacaaaaatttctaaagaaataaaattttgacaaaattttctaaagaaattaaattttgacaaaattttctaaagaaataaatattgacacaattttctaaagaaattacattttgacaaaattttctacagaaataaagttttgatacaattttctaaagaaataaaatgttgacaaaattttctaaaaagataaaattacaaacaaaattctctaaagaaataaaattttgtatagaaataaaattttgacaacattttctaaagaaataaagttttggcaaaattttgtaaagaaataaaattttgataaaattttctaaacaaataacattttcacaaaattttctaaagaaataaaattttaccaaaaatttctaaagaaataaaattttagcaaaaatttctaaggaaataaaatgttgacaaaattttctaaagaaataaaattttgaccaaattttctaaagaaatacaattttgacaagatttttaaaaaaaatgaaattttatcaaaaatttctaaagacataaaattttgataaaattttctaaagaaataaaattttcacaaaattgtctaaggaaataaaattttgataaaattttgtatagaaataaaattttgacaaaaattttctaaagaaataaaattttaacaaaaatttctaaagaaataaaatgttaacataattttctaaaaaaataaaattttaacaatattttctaaaaagataaaattacaaacaaaattctctaaagaaataaaattttgacaaaattttgtatagaaataaaattttaacaaaattttctaaagaagttaaattttgacaaaattttctaaagaaataaagttttgataaaattttctaaagaaattaaattttgttataattttttaaagaaataaagttttgataaaattttctaaagaaataaaattttcacaaaattttctaaggcaataaaattttgacaaaattctctaaagaaataaaattttgataaaattttgtatagaaataaaattttgacaaaattttctaaagaaataaaattacaaacaaaattctctaaagaaatgaaattttgacaaaattttgtatagaaataaaattttaacaaaattttctaaagaaataaaattttgactacattttcataaagaaataaagttttgataaaattttctaaacaaataaaatgtttacaaaattttctaaggaaataaaattttcacaaaattttctaaagagataaaattttgacaaaattttctaaaaagataaaattacaaacaaaattctgtaaagaaatagacttttgacaaaattttgtgtagaaataaaattttgacaaaattttctaaagaaataaatttttaacaaaaatttctaaagaaataacattttgacaaaattttctaaagaaataaaattttggcaagattttctaaagaactaaaatcttaacaaaattttctaaaaaaataaaattgtaacaaaattttctaaaaagataaaattacaaacaaaattctaaaaaaataacattttgacaaaattttgtatagaaataaaattttaacaaaaatttctaaagaaataaaattttgacaaaattttctaaagaaataaagttttgataaaattttctaaagaaataaaatctcacaaaattttctaaggatataaaattttcacaaaattttctataaagataaaattacaaacaaaattctctaaaaaaatgaacttttgacaaaattttgtatagaaataaagttttgacaaaattttctaaagaaataaagttttaacaaaaatttctaaggaaataaaattcacaaaaataaaataaaacatttatgtaggaaaaaatcattttttcatactaatcacaaagttttctataaaaaatagaccttttttttagttggtaggttttgtggaaaaattttggtagaatatattTGGCACGAGTAACAACCGTGGATGAAAGTTATAGTTTGCTAGAAACCCACAAGAGGCTCGTCAGAGCCCTCCAACAGTTGATTCTCGTTACCGTGATACTGTATAGCGTCCAAAAAGAGGACGAAACGGTAACAActccagaaatgatccgaaaagtgaaagCCAGATAGTCAAAATAGTttagaagttgaaaattttaccaataattcgCCCAACATGATCTTCgaatggtactaaagacatttttgcaatgtttaactgcaattttttccttcaaatttcgaAATGTTCTTtaccaagtaaaaaaaaaatcaaagtgtCGTTTATCTCAAGATTGCCATTCGCCGGGAATGGAAAAAATACagcagagccactttcgtgcaacgtgtgatggctttgtcgattGTTTTAAGGTCATAACTCTTGCAAAAGGTaggcaattcgaacaaatctaaactgattcgaaaattgtatgttatttccgaaattttttacttgtgagtaataaaaatataaaaaataaagatttactttgttgtattacatatcagccatcctGTATAGAGTTCACTTcctttgagataattttttgaaaGAGGAGCAAAATCGCCAACATTTGTccaatgaaaatattaattgattttggagagtaaattaaaaatgcgaaattttttcaaatgttcgagaatttatttcgaaaatattttagcAGACTGATCAATCGAAGTATAGTCCATCGTTACCGtcttttccatttttctagCAACATAAGGATACCGCGACAAAATCAACGTTTCTTTTATCTCAATCCGCGAATTGACCCAATTTTCGGATCGTGTTATAGCCCAGACATTGCTCCTTCTTATGTTATTACCAGAAGTTCCGATCGACGAGGAAAGGCCGACTGTTCAGCATCTTCGTTCTTATGAGGTTTTTATTTCACTTGGGATTGCCGTAGTGGATTCACTACGGCAatcccaaataaaaaaatatatttgcttaaaaaaattaatggatttatttcggcactttcaattaattttttaattgattcaatttaggttgcataaaatTTCACACTAGGTCAATAGGAAAGTACGTTTGATCTGGCCTTCGTTCTGTATATCCAGGACATATCATATTCTAATCAATAGGTCAATGTATTGCCTCCTCATAAAAGAATCTCATATTATATCGGATTTCTTCAACTATCAGTGAATATTTGATGCAAAATTTATTCTTTATATTGATTTCAGGCAAAAGATCCTTTGGATTTAAATGCTTTCGTTGAATTAATGAGTTATCGAACAGTGGAATTAGATCCAGAAGATGTTCTATTGGAGGCATGGAGTAAATGGGATTTATATGGCACGGGCAAAATAGAAGAGAGAAAGTAAGTATATACACGGAAAACAATAATTCATTCATCCTAAACGAACTTCGGTTTGCAAATGTCCTTTCGTTACAATGAGTCATAATATTATAAATTCCCGTGTCATGTAACACACTAGAtgcaataaataataatttccttccaaacgaaattttagacaaataaatatcgtttggtgttttcttttcggtgtaaggaaatttgtttggaaaattCTTTTCCACATTCACGAGGCTTATTTACACacaaaacaatatattttattttcaatcacgaaattaattgatccaattaatttttaattgaaatgtcttcaattacagaaataatagtatcaattaaaattgaaagtCAGTCAAATTaatcgattcaattaaaatattaattgatattattaatttttgtgattaattttggtttcaattaaaaattttattgaatcaattaaatttttaattggaatatttTTATCCCCTCgaccatcgaaatattgctctaagaccaaataaagtaaatatattctgggtcgtggtgaaattctgagtcgatctaagcaagtccgtccgtccgcctatttaaatcatgctaacttccgaacgtaaaaagctatcgacttgaaacttggcacaagtagttgttattgatgtaggtcggatggtattgcaaatgggccatatcggttcacttttatgtatagccccatataaacggacccccagatttggcttgcggatcctctaagagaagcaaatttcatccgatccggctgaaatttggtacacggtgtaagtacatggtctctaatgaccatgcaaaaattggtcaacatcggtgcataattatataggctccatataaaccgatccccagatttgacctccggagccccttgaaagagcaaagttcacacgatccagttgaaatttggtacgtggtgttagtatatggtctctaacaaccatgtaagaaatggtccataccggtcttaattatatataacctccatttaaaccgatccccagatttgacctccggagctcttggaggagcaaaattcatccgatctggttgaaatttggtacgtggtgaaatttggtacattgcgctggtatatggccgctaacagccatgtcaatattggtccatatcggtctatagttatatatagccgatccc contains these protein-coding regions:
- the LOC142222620 gene encoding myosin regulatory light chain LC-2, mantle muscle-like; protein product: MTSEHAISFEDLEKRRQKVAASRKPSMQQPPPGTESMAMHVIHEIFNPSLKVPVSKGPFRAPKIIDPENFNVERDVDIKKLAELKEVFLLFDTDCDGLISKSDLRFTFAALGCEATDEQLDEMLKEAKDPLDLNAFVELMSYRTVELDPEDVLLEAWSKWDLYGTGKIEERKMFDDLTSYGDKLSISEATEALRHAPLVKPKCLDDPPMIDYPAFCHLLCGVRKRPTDEN